Genomic window (Streptomyces sp. RerS4):
CCCAGATTCTCCCCGCGGAGCATCCCGAGGAAAGCCTCCACCGTCCGGTCGAATCCCTGGACAACGGTGGTGTCGGTGCCCACCGCGCCGCTGCGCAGGTGCGGGACCAGGAAGTCCTCCAACTCGTCCTGGAGATTGGTGTGGTTTCGAACCAATACGCCTTCCAGGCGCAGCGACTTGTGGACCACCTCGAAGAGGTTGCGCGGCGCCGCCGGGGAGCGGTCGCCGTTGTACATCGAGATCGCGCCGACCCAGGCGATCCGCCCGAAATCGCGCAGGGAGTCGATCGCGCCCTCCAGGTGGTCGCCGCCCACGTTGTCCACGTAGACGTCGATCCCGTCGGGGGCCGTCTGCGCCAACTGCTCGCCCACCGGCCCGTCGTGGTAGTCGAAGGCGGCGTCGAAGCCGAGCGTGCCGGTGAGGTGGCGCACCTTCGCCGCCGAGCCGGCGCTGCCGATGATCCGGCGGGCGCCGAGCAGCCGGGCGATGTGTCCGGTCGCCGTGCCGACGCCGCCCGCCGCGGCGGAGACGAAGAGGTCCTCGCCCTCGCGCAGGGCGGCGGTGCGGGTGAGGGCGGCGTACGCGGTCAGGCCGGTCCCGCCCAGGATGGACAGGTACGCCTCCAGGGGGACGCCCTCGTGTACGCGCAGGCGTCGCGTGCCGTCGACGCCGAGGCTGACCAGGGCGTGCGTACGCCAGCCGGCGCGGTGGAAGACCAGGTCGCCTTCGTTCAGCCCCGGGTCGCGCGAGGCGAGTACGCGGCCCACGGAGCGGCCCTCCAGCGGGGTGTGCAGGTCCAAGCCGTCCTCGCCGCCGTCCATCAGGCCCCGGTGGTAGGGGTCCACGGAGAGCAGCAGGTTCTCCACGAGGGCCTCGCCGGGGGCGGGTTCGGGGACGGGGGAGGAGACGTAGGCGAACTCGCCGGGGGTGGGGAAGCCGGTCGGACGGGCGATCAGGTGGACGGCGTGAGCGGTGTGCGTGGTCATGGACAGGACCGTAGGAAGGAATGGCGCGGCCGGGCAGGGGGTTGCGTTCATGGAAGCCGTCCGACCATGAGCGCGGCTCATACATCGAGGTGGGAACGCTGTGACCGAGCTCGCCCCCCAGGAACTGAGGGTCCTGGTCGCCGTCGCCGAGACGGGCGGGTTCTCCGCCGCGGCCGCCGCCCTCGGTGTCAGCCAGTCGGCCGTCTCGCACTCCGTGCGCGGCAGCGAGGCCAAGGTGGGCGCGGTGCTCTTCGAACGCGGGCGCGGCGGCGCCTCGCCGACCCCGGCGGGGGAGCGGGCCGTGGCCCTCGGGCGGCGCATCCTGCGGCTCTACGAGGTCCTGGGCGCGGAGGCGCGCGCCGCCGCCGGGCCGCCCCCGGCCGGGAGGAGCCGACGGGCGCGCTGCGGATCGCCGCCTTCCGTAGCGCTGCCCTGCACCTGCTGCCCCCCGCCCTGGACCGGCTGACCGCCCGCCACCCCGGGATCCGCCCGGAGGTGCGCGTGGTGCGCGAGATCGGCGCCGGAACGGCGGGGGAGGTGGCGGCCGGCCGGGCCGACCTGGGCATCGCCACCCTGGGCGCCGCCGACGGCGTACCGCCCGGCCTGCTGGCCGGGGAGCTGACGGTGGAGGCGTACTCACTGGTGCACCCGGCCGGACACCCGGACCCGAAGGGGTTGCCGCTCCTGGACTGGGACGAGAACTGCGGCTCCTACACCCGCGCGTGGTGGCGGTCCCAGGACTGGATCCCCCGGGCGACGGTCAAGGCGGAGGACGACGCGATGGTGCTGACCATGGTCGGCCGGGGCCTGGGCATGGCGATCATGCCGGAGCTGTCGCTGCGCGAGGCCACGGACGCCGTGGAGATCGCCGGCCTGGGCCCGGACGGGCCGGCGCGCCGGGTGGGCTACGTCACCACACCGGAACTGGCCTCCACCTTCGCCGTCAGGGCGCTGATCAGGGAACTCAGGGCCGAGAAGGGCTGACCAGGGCCGAAACCGGAGCCGCCGGAGCATCCTTCCGGGCGGTTTCGCGTCTCAGATACTAGGAAGTCCGAGTAATTGCGGAGACATACAGCCCGACCTGCCCTAGCTTTGTAGAAGCCGAACGTCTCGCCGATCCGGCGAATGGCGGTCGAGAGCGCGCGCCCACCGGCAGGCAACCCCTGCGGCCGCAGCTCCCCGCCTCTTCCGGCGCCTTGAAGGAACCCCTCATCCGTGGCCCCGCCACGCCGTGATCTCAAGGAGTCGATCACCATGACCCCCACCTCCGCCGCGACCCGCCGCGTCCGCCACGCCTCCCCGGCCGACCAGGACCGCAAGAACGCCGCCGCCGCCCTCCAGCGCGCCCTGGACCGCCGCGACAACGGTGGCTCGACCGGCCACTGACCCGGCCCGTCGACCGGTCCGACCCGCTGCCCACCCGCCGGTCCCACCCGCCGCCCCGACACGTCGCGTCCACCGCGCGCGCCGCACGCACGTCCATATGGTGGACGCGATATGTCTGAGGGCTGGGACACGGAGTACGGTTCCGTCATGTCGACCAGCCTCAATCTCGCAGTGATCCCCGGTGATGGCATCGGCCAGGAAGTCGTGGCTCAGGGCCTCAAGGTCCTTACCGCGGTCCTGCCCCAGGATGTGAAGCTGGAGACCAAGGAGTACGACCTCGGCGCCCGGCGGTGGCACCGCACCGGTGAGACCCTCCCGGACGCCGATCTGGAAGCGCTCAAGCACCACGACGCGATCCTCCTCGGCGCCATCGGCGACCCGTCGGTCCCGTCCGGCGTGCTGGAGCGCGGTCTGCTGCTGAAACTCCGCTTCGCCTTCGACCACTTCATCAACCTGCGCCCCTCGAAGCTCTTCCCCAACACCGCCACCCCGCTGGCCGGTCGTCCGGAGATCGACTTCGTCGTGGTCCGCGAGGGCACCGAAGGCCCGTACACCGGCAACGGCGGCAGCCTGCGCACCGGCACGCCGGCCGAGGTGGCCACCGAGGTCA
Coding sequences:
- a CDS encoding NADP-dependent oxidoreductase, with product MTTHTAHAVHLIARPTGFPTPGEFAYVSSPVPEPAPGEALVENLLLSVDPYHRGLMDGGEDGLDLHTPLEGRSVGRVLASRDPGLNEGDLVFHRAGWRTHALVSLGVDGTRRLRVHEGVPLEAYLSILGGTGLTAYAALTRTAALREGEDLFVSAAAGGVGTATGHIARLLGARRIIGSAGSAAKVRHLTGTLGFDAAFDYHDGPVGEQLAQTAPDGIDVYVDNVGGDHLEGAIDSLRDFGRIAWVGAISMYNGDRSPAAPRNLFEVVHKSLRLEGVLVRNHTNLQDELEDFLVPHLRSGAVGTDTTVVQGFDRTVEAFLGMLRGENLGKMLVRLAD